GTTTTTTGATTTTCCAGGTCCACTGTTCAGTGTGCGGCTTTCTCCTGCTTCCTGTGTTGTTGCAGTAAAGGAGACCCGGCACCTACGAGCGGTTCCTCGTGACCGTCATCGGCGCCTCGTAGAAGACAATCTTTCTTTTAGCTGGGAAATTTTAGAGGGCGGGGGTTCCTTGCATACCACCAACACCGAAGTGTGCACGTTTGAGGCCTCTGCAGAACCTGCCCTGGTACGTGTTCAGGTCACCGTGACTCAAGGGCAAGTAAAATGCGTGGGGGAAGCGCTGATTACAGTAACAGACGAATTGATTCCCCCTGTCAAAGGGCCCGAATCAACTCAGCAGGGGTTACCGGGTTACACTTTTCAAAAGGAGCCAGGTCAAAATTGGCGTTCGCGATTTCTTGCCGAACAAAATGTCATTGTTATCAATAATGCCCACCGTGATTTCGTTTACGCCTCTCGCAACAAAGCCCTCAAGCTCAAATATATTTGTCGCCTCTTTTCTAAAGAACTCATTCTTAAAAACTTTCCAGGCCTACCCGCAGATCAGCTCCTAGAGCGGATGATAGAGCTGGCATTGCATACCGAGGAAAATCTTAAATAAACTATCCAACAAGTAGATGCTTTGGTTAACCACGTTATAATTTTTCAAATTGACGAGTTGTTATTCCCATTTGCCGAATAATGGCCCGCAAAGTGCCTTTCGGGATTTCATGTCCACTATGGTTGGGAACAATTGTTCTT
The sequence above is drawn from the Deltaproteobacteria bacterium genome and encodes:
- a CDS encoding type II toxin-antitoxin system HicA family toxin; protein product: MTASELIRKLKKAGFVFDRHAKGSHEIWYHPITRKRTIVPNHSGHEIPKGTLRAIIRQMGITTRQFEKL